The following are from one region of the Thermococcus cleftensis genome:
- a CDS encoding DUF1614 domain-containing protein, whose amino-acid sequence MGNRRLIVPPVSLPVLIIMGLIFIIAFVFFSGAVMAAFEKLGIPPEVAYSLFLLALFGSFINIPVAEETSYEPVLKVREVRFFGIPYPVPVFDWEERKVIIAVNVGGAIVPVSVALYEILRMIYQGNWGLLFNALLAVLIAALFSHAVARPVRGLGIAMPFFLPPIIAIALGWLLGGSNPNAIAYISGTLGVLIGADLMNWNRIKRLGAPMVSIGGAGTFDGIFLAGIIAVLLV is encoded by the coding sequence ATGGGCAACCGCCGCCTGATAGTTCCTCCGGTTTCGCTCCCGGTGCTCATAATAATGGGACTCATCTTCATCATTGCATTCGTTTTTTTCTCCGGGGCGGTCATGGCGGCGTTTGAGAAACTCGGAATTCCGCCTGAGGTTGCTTACTCTCTCTTCTTGCTGGCCCTTTTTGGGAGCTTTATCAACATACCCGTGGCCGAGGAGACCTCCTACGAGCCCGTTCTGAAAGTGAGGGAGGTGAGGTTCTTTGGCATACCCTATCCGGTCCCCGTCTTCGACTGGGAGGAGAGGAAGGTGATCATAGCAGTGAACGTCGGTGGGGCCATCGTTCCCGTTAGCGTGGCCTTGTACGAGATCCTAAGAATGATCTATCAAGGCAACTGGGGACTGCTTTTCAATGCCCTTCTTGCAGTTCTCATAGCGGCCCTCTTCAGCCACGCCGTTGCTCGGCCGGTAAGGGGTCTCGGCATAGCCATGCCGTTCTTCCTTCCGCCCATCATAGCTATAGCACTCGGCTGGCTCCTGGGAGGGAGCAACCCGAACGCGATAGCCTACATAAGCGGAACCCTTGGGGTTCTCATAGGGGCCGACCTCATGAACTGGAACCGAATAAAGAGGCTTGGCGCGCCGATGGTCAGCATAGGAGGGGCCGGAACCTTCGATGGAATCTTCCTCGCCGGAATAATTGCCGTTCTTCTGGTATGA